Proteins encoded in a region of the Pigmentiphaga litoralis genome:
- a CDS encoding HpcH/HpaI aldolase/citrate lyase family protein: MRSKLFVPCSRPELFPKALASAADSLSFDLEDAVQESRKQEAREAIGAFLRGLAPADVTKTLIVRVNALDSGHFDADLDAIVCPALHIVNLPKPESADDILAAADALQRFETERGITTPIGLLANIETPTALTHASAIANASPRVVGLQVGLGDLFEDLGIDRTDTLAVHHVQFALRMAAGTAGIWAYDGAYAAIANPDGYRAEAEAARRLGFLGKTCIHPSQIAIANEVFRPSDKEIAHALRVVAAADQAEKDGVGAYTVDGQMIDPPFSRRARQIVKAAKELGLA; this comes from the coding sequence ATGCGCAGCAAACTCTTCGTCCCGTGCTCCCGCCCCGAACTGTTCCCGAAAGCGCTGGCCAGCGCGGCCGACTCCTTATCGTTCGATCTCGAAGATGCCGTGCAGGAAAGCCGCAAGCAGGAAGCGCGTGAGGCCATCGGGGCTTTCCTGCGCGGGCTTGCGCCTGCCGACGTAACCAAGACACTGATCGTTCGCGTGAACGCGCTCGACTCCGGCCACTTCGACGCCGACCTGGACGCCATCGTCTGCCCTGCCCTGCACATCGTCAATCTGCCCAAGCCCGAATCCGCCGACGACATCCTGGCCGCCGCCGACGCGCTGCAGCGCTTCGAAACCGAACGCGGCATCACCACGCCGATCGGCCTGCTGGCCAACATCGAGACGCCCACCGCGTTGACGCACGCATCCGCCATCGCCAACGCCAGCCCACGTGTCGTCGGCTTGCAGGTGGGGCTGGGCGATCTGTTCGAAGACCTCGGCATCGACCGCACCGACACCCTGGCCGTGCACCACGTCCAGTTCGCCCTGCGCATGGCGGCGGGCACGGCGGGCATCTGGGCCTACGACGGCGCATACGCGGCCATTGCCAACCCCGACGGCTACCGCGCCGAAGCCGAAGCCGCGCGCCGCCTGGGCTTCCTGGGCAAGACGTGCATCCATCCCAGCCAGATCGCGATTGCCAATGAGGTGTTCCGCCCGTCGGACAAGGAAATCGCGCACGCGCTGCGTGTCGTGGCGGCAGCCGATCAGGCCGAGAAGGATGGCGTCGGCGCATACACGGTCGACGGCCAGATGATCGACCCGCCCTTCAGCCGCCGCGCGCGGCAAATCGTGAAGGCCGCGAAGGAATTGGGGTTGGCGTAA
- the folB gene encoding dihydroneopterin aldolase — translation MRTRRIFFTRLAIDAQIGILDHERGATQPLHIDAEIDVAMIDIPRHDGIQEVLDYRHLRQAIIDECTRTHVNLLETLVDRLAARLISQFADVQHVKLRVSKPQAFADCVAVGIEISASRGDLA, via the coding sequence ATGCGCACCCGCCGTATCTTCTTTACCCGCCTGGCCATCGATGCCCAGATCGGCATCCTCGACCATGAACGCGGCGCCACGCAGCCGCTGCATATCGACGCCGAGATCGACGTCGCGATGATCGACATCCCGCGCCACGACGGCATCCAGGAAGTGCTGGACTACCGCCATCTGCGCCAGGCCATCATCGACGAATGCACGCGCACGCATGTGAACCTGCTCGAGACCCTGGTGGACCGGCTCGCGGCACGGCTGATCAGCCAGTTCGCCGACGTGCAGCACGTGAAGCTGCGTGTGAGCAAACCCCAGGCCTTTGCTGACTGCGTGGCGGTCGGCATCGAAATCTCGGCCTCCCGTGGAGACCTGGCATGA
- a CDS encoding ABC transporter substrate-binding protein, translating to MPFARLPSAPLLSTLTLALSVLSATLAPAALHAQAAPTKLTFGSNWYAQAEHGGFYQAVADGIYRKHGLDVTIKMGGPQVNGMQLLLAGQYDVAMGDDLQTYKGVEQGLPLVTIATTFQQSPTVLVSHPGPKTLADLKGRTLFIGQASETTFWPWLKTKYGFTDAQKKPYTFSVQPFLVDKQSATQGYLASEPYTIEQQTKQKPTVFLLGEYGYPPYAQTLVTTRTALNAKRDALQRFVQASAEGWKNYLANPAAGNALILKDNPQMTPALLDYGVKALKQARLVDGGDAAKRGLLTMTDARWKATYDFMVQEKLLAPGVDYRKAFTTELVDKVNVLP from the coding sequence ATGCCCTTTGCCCGCCTGCCCTCTGCTCCGCTGCTTTCCACGTTGACACTCGCCCTGAGCGTGCTCAGCGCGACCCTGGCCCCGGCTGCCCTGCACGCCCAAGCCGCCCCCACCAAACTTACCTTCGGGTCGAACTGGTACGCCCAGGCCGAACACGGCGGCTTCTATCAGGCGGTTGCGGATGGCATCTATCGCAAGCACGGCCTGGACGTCACGATCAAGATGGGCGGCCCGCAAGTCAACGGCATGCAATTGCTGCTGGCCGGCCAGTACGACGTCGCCATGGGTGACGACCTGCAGACCTACAAGGGCGTGGAACAAGGCCTGCCGCTGGTCACCATCGCCACCACGTTCCAGCAATCGCCCACGGTCCTGGTATCGCACCCCGGCCCCAAGACCCTGGCCGACCTGAAAGGCCGCACCCTGTTCATCGGCCAGGCCAGCGAGACCACCTTCTGGCCCTGGCTCAAGACCAAGTACGGCTTTACCGACGCACAAAAAAAGCCATACACCTTCTCGGTCCAGCCCTTCCTGGTCGACAAACAATCGGCCACCCAAGGCTACCTGGCGTCCGAGCCCTACACGATCGAACAACAGACCAAACAGAAGCCCACGGTCTTTCTGCTGGGTGAATACGGCTATCCGCCCTATGCGCAAACGCTGGTCACGACACGCACCGCGCTGAACGCCAAGCGCGACGCGCTGCAGCGCTTCGTGCAAGCCAGCGCCGAAGGCTGGAAGAACTACCTGGCCAACCCCGCCGCCGGCAACGCGCTGATCCTGAAAGACAATCCGCAGATGACCCCGGCGCTGCTCGACTACGGCGTAAAGGCATTGAAGCAGGCCAGGCTGGTGGACGGCGGTGACGCGGCCAAGCGCGGCCTGCTGACCATGACCGATGCCCGCTGGAAGGCCACGTACGACTTCATGGTGCAGGAAAAACTGCTGGCGCCCGGCGTCGATTACCGCAAGGCTTTCACGACCGAACTGGTGGATAAGGTCAACGTGTTGCCGTAG
- a CDS encoding SDR family oxidoreductase has product MNDARSDSKVVLVTGAARRIGREIALAFARRGWNVAIHYATSQREAQQTLDDLHALGVEAAAFSCDLAIEAEVGHLVPAVVARFGQIDAVVNNASCFEFDDVETFHAASLTQHLMPNLVAPIVLARGLAHAVAERGGSARGVVVNLLDQKLWNYNPDFLSYTLSKAALEAATTMLAQALAPAVRVVGVAPGLTMISHLQTPEQFAQTHAMSPLGQASTPDDIASAVVFAAENGSMTGTTLMVDGGQHLVGFPRDFSMMNPSAAPPAATP; this is encoded by the coding sequence ATGAACGACGCGCGTTCCGACAGCAAAGTCGTCCTTGTCACAGGCGCCGCCCGCCGCATCGGCCGGGAGATCGCACTCGCGTTCGCCCGCCGCGGCTGGAACGTTGCGATCCATTACGCGACCTCGCAGCGCGAAGCGCAGCAGACGTTGGACGATCTGCACGCCCTGGGTGTCGAGGCCGCGGCCTTCAGTTGCGACCTCGCCATCGAAGCCGAGGTCGGCCATCTGGTGCCGGCTGTCGTCGCGCGTTTCGGGCAGATCGATGCGGTCGTCAACAATGCCTCGTGTTTCGAGTTCGATGACGTCGAAACCTTCCATGCCGCATCGCTCACCCAGCACCTGATGCCCAACCTTGTGGCGCCCATCGTGCTGGCGCGCGGGCTGGCCCATGCAGTCGCGGAACGCGGCGGCAGTGCGAGGGGCGTGGTCGTGAACCTGCTCGACCAGAAGCTTTGGAACTACAACCCCGACTTCCTTTCGTACACTTTGAGCAAGGCTGCGCTGGAAGCCGCCACCACCATGCTGGCCCAGGCGCTTGCGCCCGCGGTGCGCGTGGTGGGCGTTGCGCCGGGGCTGACCATGATCAGCCATCTGCAGACGCCCGAGCAGTTCGCGCAGACCCACGCCATGTCCCCCCTTGGCCAGGCCAGCACCCCCGATGACATCGCGAGCGCCGTGGTGTTCGCCGCCGAAAATGGATCCATGACGGGCACCACCCTCATGGTCGATGGCGGCCAGCACCTGGTCGGCTTTCCCCGCGATTTCAGCATGATGAACCCGTCCGCAGCGCCGCCTGCGGCGACTCCCTGA
- a CDS encoding ABC transporter permease — protein MTPALRWSAPVIVALVLLLIWQGLVRALDVPIYLVPAPTDIAHALAADWALLAQSLWFTLKITGLALAAATLIGVLLAFLFVQSRWIEASLFPYAVLLQVTPIVAIAPLIIIWIQNTTAALTFCAAIVAVFPIISNTVLGLRSVDAGLLDFFRLKRASRWQILWRLRLPSALPAFFGGLRIACGLALIGAVVAEFVAGTGGTQTGLAYQILQAGYQINIPRLFAALLLITVAGVILFALMTLLSRVVLARWHDSETHD, from the coding sequence ATGACCCCCGCACTGCGCTGGTCCGCGCCGGTCATCGTCGCCCTCGTCCTGCTGCTGATCTGGCAAGGCCTCGTCCGCGCGCTGGACGTGCCGATCTACCTTGTGCCCGCGCCGACCGACATTGCACACGCCCTGGCCGCCGACTGGGCCTTGCTTGCGCAGTCCTTGTGGTTCACGCTCAAGATCACCGGCCTGGCCCTGGCCGCCGCAACCTTGATCGGCGTGCTGCTGGCCTTTCTGTTCGTGCAAAGCCGCTGGATCGAAGCCAGCCTGTTTCCGTACGCCGTGTTGTTGCAGGTGACACCGATCGTGGCCATCGCACCGCTGATCATCATCTGGATCCAGAACACCACGGCCGCGCTGACCTTCTGCGCCGCTATCGTCGCGGTGTTTCCCATCATCAGCAACACCGTGCTCGGGCTGCGCAGCGTCGATGCGGGCCTGCTCGATTTCTTCCGGCTCAAACGCGCATCCCGCTGGCAGATCCTGTGGCGCTTGCGCCTGCCGTCGGCCCTGCCCGCGTTCTTTGGCGGCCTGCGCATTGCCTGCGGCCTGGCCCTGATCGGCGCCGTGGTGGCCGAATTCGTGGCCGGCACCGGCGGCACGCAGACCGGCCTGGCGTATCAGATCCTGCAGGCCGGCTACCAGATCAACATCCCGCGCCTGTTCGCCGCCCTCTTGCTCATTACCGTGGCCGGCGTCATCCTGTTCGCGTTGATGACGCTGCTGTCGCGCGTGGTGCTGGCGCGCTGGCATGACAGCGAAACGCATGATTGA
- a CDS encoding ABC transporter ATP-binding protein: protein MPEAPVVLHAQGVSRRFTKGVTALSPVDLTVREGEFVSLLGPSGCGKTTLLRLMSGLDTPTTGTLTRAVAEDSLSYVFQDATLMPWASVRTNVRLPLDLERGAGKRSAADAAQAVDAALERVGLRDFGDAFPRELSGGMRMRVSIARALVTEPRLLLMDEPFGALDDITRQHLDDELLALARRHRLTVVFVTHNVFEAVYLSTRVVVMSARPGRIVEDVNNDVPVRNADFRGSPDFAMRAARLQAALLKGQQAGAVDAASIGNTQS from the coding sequence TTGCCCGAGGCGCCGGTCGTCCTGCATGCCCAAGGCGTGTCCCGCCGCTTCACCAAGGGCGTGACGGCGCTGTCGCCGGTGGACCTGACGGTCCGCGAAGGGGAATTCGTTTCCCTGCTGGGCCCGTCAGGCTGCGGCAAGACCACGCTGCTGCGCCTCATGTCCGGACTGGATACGCCGACCACCGGCACGCTGACCCGGGCCGTGGCCGAAGACAGCCTGTCCTACGTCTTCCAGGACGCCACCCTGATGCCGTGGGCATCGGTGCGCACCAACGTACGCCTGCCGCTGGACCTGGAACGCGGTGCCGGCAAGCGGTCGGCGGCCGACGCGGCGCAGGCGGTCGATGCCGCACTGGAACGGGTAGGCCTGCGCGATTTCGGCGACGCCTTCCCGCGCGAACTCTCGGGCGGCATGCGGATGCGGGTGTCGATTGCGCGCGCCCTGGTCACCGAACCCAGGCTGTTGTTGATGGACGAGCCCTTCGGTGCGCTGGACGACATCACGCGTCAGCATCTGGATGATGAACTGCTGGCACTGGCGCGCCGCCATCGATTGACGGTCGTGTTCGTGACCCACAATGTGTTCGAAGCCGTCTACTTGTCGACCCGCGTCGTGGTCATGTCGGCGCGGCCCGGACGGATCGTTGAAGACGTCAACAATGACGTCCCGGTGCGCAATGCCGACTTTCGCGGATCGCCTGACTTTGCCATGCGCGCCGCGCGGCTGCAGGCCGCATTGCTGAAAGGGCAACAGGCGGGCGCCGTCGACGCCGCAAGCATCGGGAACACGCAGTCATGA
- a CDS encoding Bug family tripartite tricarboxylate transporter substrate binding protein — translation MIYSISSVVRRVLLALTCVVVQCLGVAAQADTFPSRPVMLVVPYPPGGGADILARAVAQQLGQEWKQPVIVESKPGGGTMIAADYVARAKPDGYTLLLSVTQHAIAVSQFKKQPYNYLTDLAAVGLLSDSPFILVVPPNSAVQTFPQLVDLIKAKGSALNFGSSGLGSVPHLSGEMLNRALNARAAHIPYPGTAPAFAALMGGQIDYLFGDTSVLPSIKAGKVKALAVTTGKRSPSLPDVPAMSEFLPGFSLSSWVAIEAPAATPRPVVTSINASIQKILKSPELMANYEATAKEPLFSTPAQFTEFKVNEVQKFQKLINDIGMAQE, via the coding sequence ATGATCTACTCGATTTCATCTGTGGTGCGACGCGTGCTTCTGGCGCTGACGTGTGTCGTAGTTCAGTGCCTGGGCGTTGCCGCGCAGGCTGACACATTCCCGAGCCGTCCAGTCATGCTGGTGGTTCCTTACCCTCCGGGAGGCGGCGCGGACATCCTGGCTCGCGCCGTTGCGCAGCAACTGGGACAGGAGTGGAAGCAGCCTGTCATCGTGGAGTCCAAGCCGGGCGGCGGAACAATGATCGCAGCAGATTATGTTGCACGCGCCAAGCCGGATGGCTACACGCTTCTGCTCAGTGTGACTCAGCACGCGATTGCGGTCTCGCAGTTCAAGAAGCAGCCCTATAACTATCTGACTGATCTTGCAGCGGTAGGTTTGTTGAGCGACAGCCCATTCATCCTGGTGGTCCCACCGAACTCCGCCGTTCAAACGTTTCCGCAATTGGTGGATCTCATCAAGGCAAAAGGTAGCGCCCTGAATTTTGGATCGTCGGGGTTGGGGAGCGTGCCGCATCTGAGCGGCGAGATGTTGAATCGGGCATTGAATGCCAGGGCTGCGCACATTCCCTATCCGGGAACGGCGCCCGCGTTCGCGGCGTTGATGGGCGGTCAGATCGATTATCTGTTTGGCGATACTTCGGTGCTGCCAAGCATCAAGGCAGGCAAGGTCAAGGCCCTGGCGGTGACGACCGGCAAGCGTAGCCCGAGCCTGCCTGACGTACCCGCCATGTCGGAATTTCTTCCGGGCTTTTCTTTGTCATCGTGGGTGGCTATCGAGGCGCCGGCGGCGACACCGCGGCCGGTGGTGACGAGCATCAACGCGAGCATCCAGAAGATTCTGAAGTCCCCCGAGCTGATGGCGAACTATGAAGCAACTGCCAAGGAGCCGTTGTTTTCCACGCCGGCTCAGTTCACGGAGTTCAAGGTGAATGAGGTCCAGAAGTTCCAGAAGCTTATTAACGACATCGGCATGGCGCAAGAGTGA
- a CDS encoding hydantoinase B/oxoprolinase family protein — translation MTSPVESAGVLSADQDIPRPDAVLTEIVRNGVLAVTEEMKTNLMRTAYNMIIYEALDFTVGLFTARGETISIGIGLPSFIRGMANTVKEKLSRYGVDGIAPGDILVTNDAYITGSHLNHFTFSQPIFSGGQLTAWACCMAHWPDVGGSLGGPTSDIFSEGLQIPILKYSHAGRINEDLVDIIKANVRLPERAMGDLRAQIVAVTTGTKRFTELLDRYGRDNVLGAIANIMDRSEAAARARTRSIPDGVYEAESFMDDDGLQIGKHVPIKVRVIKCGDELTVDLSEVSPQVQGFFNSGPSTGYSCAQVAYKCLTSPTDYPINEGSFRPLKVIVPSGTVVSAVKPAAMRKWMTFPMTVVDTIFKAMVAAIPDRTIAAHHADLVITLFHGIAPVDGKFFIGFIGPTGGGWGAKHNGDGMSGVVCSNDGDTHNSPCEQLEAKYPILIERHALRPDSGGAGRFRGGLGTEVVVQARSTISVDIQADRMQCAPWGLEGGHAGLPNDVRVTMKGERGEETLAGKIRSQRLRAGDRLYLRAGGGGGFGPPEDRDPMAVVRDVRHGYVSAVAARDRYRVVLDDMGELDEVATIALRAS, via the coding sequence ATGACCTCGCCCGTTGAAAGCGCAGGGGTACTGTCCGCTGATCAGGACATTCCCCGTCCCGACGCGGTCCTGACCGAAATCGTGCGCAATGGTGTGCTCGCGGTGACCGAGGAAATGAAGACCAACCTCATGCGCACCGCCTACAACATGATCATCTATGAGGCCCTGGATTTTACGGTGGGCCTGTTCACGGCACGGGGCGAAACCATCTCGATAGGTATCGGCTTGCCCAGTTTCATCCGGGGCATGGCAAATACCGTCAAAGAGAAACTGTCCAGGTACGGTGTCGACGGTATTGCCCCAGGTGACATCCTGGTCACCAATGATGCGTACATCACCGGCAGTCACCTGAATCACTTCACGTTCAGTCAACCGATCTTTTCCGGCGGACAGTTGACCGCATGGGCGTGCTGCATGGCGCACTGGCCCGATGTTGGCGGGTCCTTGGGCGGGCCGACTTCGGACATCTTCTCGGAAGGACTGCAGATACCCATACTCAAGTATTCGCATGCCGGCCGTATCAACGAGGACCTTGTCGACATCATCAAGGCGAACGTCCGGTTGCCAGAGCGTGCGATGGGCGACCTTCGCGCGCAGATCGTTGCGGTAACGACAGGGACGAAACGGTTCACCGAATTGCTGGACCGATATGGCCGTGACAACGTACTGGGCGCGATTGCCAACATCATGGATCGGTCGGAAGCTGCCGCGCGCGCAAGGACGCGTTCCATTCCGGACGGTGTCTACGAAGCGGAGTCCTTCATGGATGACGACGGATTGCAGATCGGCAAGCATGTGCCCATCAAGGTCCGGGTCATCAAGTGCGGTGACGAGCTGACTGTCGATTTGTCGGAAGTCAGCCCGCAAGTGCAGGGGTTTTTCAACTCCGGGCCCAGCACCGGGTATTCATGCGCACAGGTCGCCTACAAGTGCCTGACGTCGCCAACCGACTATCCGATCAATGAAGGCAGCTTCAGGCCGCTCAAGGTCATCGTGCCAAGCGGCACGGTTGTCAGCGCGGTCAAGCCCGCTGCGATGCGCAAGTGGATGACGTTCCCCATGACGGTGGTGGATACCATCTTCAAGGCCATGGTGGCAGCCATTCCGGACCGCACGATCGCCGCGCATCATGCCGACCTGGTGATCACGCTATTCCACGGCATTGCCCCCGTGGACGGCAAGTTCTTCATCGGATTCATCGGTCCGACGGGTGGGGGCTGGGGCGCGAAACACAACGGTGACGGCATGAGCGGCGTCGTATGTTCCAACGACGGCGACACGCATAACAGTCCATGCGAACAACTGGAAGCGAAGTACCCGATCCTGATCGAGCGGCACGCGTTACGGCCGGATTCAGGGGGGGCAGGCCGGTTTCGTGGCGGCCTCGGGACGGAGGTAGTCGTGCAGGCAAGGTCCACCATTTCCGTCGACATCCAGGCTGACCGAATGCAGTGCGCACCCTGGGGTCTTGAAGGAGGCCATGCCGGATTGCCCAATGACGTTCGGGTCACGATGAAAGGCGAACGCGGAGAGGAAACCCTCGCCGGGAAGATTCGGAGTCAACGTCTTCGTGCGGGCGATCGCCTGTATCTGCGCGCGGGCGGCGGAGGTGGCTTTGGTCCACCAGAGGATCGCGATCCGATGGCGGTTGTACGGGACGTCAGGCACGGCTATGTCAGCGCGGTTGCGGCAAGGGACAGGTATCGGGTCGTCCTGGACGACATGGGCGAGCTTGATGAGGTGGCAACGATAGCGCTGCGGGCCTCCTAG
- the ttcA gene encoding tRNA 2-thiocytidine(32) synthetase TtcA — MPAIGSPAPDTQAAESARARLKRERERNKLDKRLTREVGRAIGDFNMIEEGDKVMVCLSGGKDSYGMLDILLKLRERAPIHFDIIAVNLDQKQPGFPDDILPRYLTELGVPFHIETQDTYSIVTRVIEEGKTMCSLCSRLRRGILYRVADELGATKIALGHHRDDIVATFFLNMFYGGTLKSMPPKLVSDDGRHTVIRPLAYVKEADLIAYADWKGFPIIPCNLCGSQENLKRKESSRLIATWEKQFPGRIDNIFNALSRVTPSHLMDRDLFDFVNLKPTGVPDADGDTAFDAVDPVSPTAASACGSTDETDDGVTGTRSPITEHAVRFLRPQGN; from the coding sequence ATGCCAGCGATCGGCTCGCCGGCCCCCGACACCCAAGCCGCCGAATCCGCGCGCGCCCGCCTCAAGCGCGAACGCGAACGCAACAAGCTCGACAAGCGCCTGACGCGCGAAGTCGGCCGCGCCATCGGCGACTTCAACATGATCGAAGAAGGCGACAAGGTCATGGTCTGCCTGTCGGGCGGCAAGGACTCGTACGGCATGCTAGACATCCTGCTCAAGCTGCGCGAGCGGGCGCCCATCCACTTCGACATCATCGCGGTCAACCTGGACCAGAAGCAGCCCGGGTTTCCCGACGACATCCTGCCGCGCTACCTGACCGAGCTGGGCGTGCCGTTTCACATCGAGACGCAAGACACCTACTCGATCGTCACGCGCGTGATCGAAGAAGGCAAGACGATGTGCTCGCTGTGCTCGCGCCTGCGCCGCGGCATCCTGTACCGCGTAGCCGACGAACTCGGTGCGACCAAGATCGCGCTGGGCCATCATCGTGACGACATCGTCGCCACCTTCTTCCTGAACATGTTCTACGGTGGCACGCTGAAAAGCATGCCGCCCAAGCTGGTGTCCGACGACGGCCGCCATACCGTGATCCGCCCGCTGGCCTACGTGAAGGAAGCGGACCTGATTGCGTACGCGGACTGGAAGGGCTTCCCGATCATTCCGTGCAACCTGTGCGGTTCGCAGGAAAACCTGAAGCGCAAGGAATCGAGCCGGCTGATCGCCACCTGGGAAAAGCAGTTCCCGGGCCGTATCGACAACATCTTCAATGCCCTGTCGCGCGTCACACCGTCGCACCTCATGGATCGCGATCTGTTTGACTTCGTCAACCTCAAGCCCACGGGCGTGCCCGACGCGGATGGCGACACCGCCTTCGACGCCGTGGACCCGGTCAGCCCGACGGCGGCGTCCGCCTGTGGCAGCACGGACGAAACGGACGATGGCGTGACGGGCACCCGCAGCCCCATCACCGAACACGCCGTCCGTTTTCTGCGTCCTCAGGGCAACTGA
- a CDS encoding class I SAM-dependent methyltransferase, translating to MSPSAPLQGLPPLDPLSQQHSSAVADHLRAQIAAAGGWLPFDHWMGDALYAPGLGYYAAGSEKLGSPGTAALGGDFVTAPELTPLFGAALARQVAEVLADCGSVDVMEVGAGTGALALSLLDALDGLGVTARYRILEVSADLRERQQTTLASFGDRVTWLDALPGSFTGCVVANELLDAMPVRLFHWPDNGGRLEERGVSVDASGAFVWVDRPAPDALARAVSDRMPALPGYTSEVNLQAEAFVRGMGDWLTRGAALLIDYGFPRAEYYHPQRAAGTLMCHLRHVAHADPFVAPGVQDITAHVDFTAMADAALEGGLDVLGYTSQSTFLMNAGLADILGNLDPSDAKAYAQTVAPVQKLLSPAEMGELFKVLAVGRDVDVSLRGFAQGDRRHRL from the coding sequence ATGTCTCCGTCCGCCCCCCTTCAGGGCCTGCCGCCCCTAGACCCCCTTTCGCAACAGCACAGCAGTGCCGTGGCCGACCACTTGCGCGCGCAGATCGCGGCGGCAGGGGGCTGGCTGCCTTTCGACCACTGGATGGGCGACGCCCTGTATGCGCCCGGCCTGGGCTACTACGCGGCCGGCAGTGAAAAGCTGGGATCGCCCGGCACCGCCGCATTGGGCGGCGACTTTGTGACCGCGCCTGAACTGACGCCGCTGTTTGGCGCCGCGCTGGCCCGCCAGGTGGCCGAGGTGCTGGCTGACTGCGGGTCGGTCGACGTCATGGAAGTGGGGGCGGGCACCGGCGCCTTGGCGCTGTCCTTGCTGGATGCGCTCGACGGCTTGGGCGTGACGGCACGCTACCGCATCCTGGAAGTGTCGGCCGACCTGCGCGAACGGCAGCAGACGACCCTGGCGTCCTTCGGTGACCGGGTGACGTGGCTGGACGCGCTGCCCGGCTCCTTTACGGGTTGCGTGGTCGCCAATGAACTGCTGGACGCCATGCCCGTGCGCCTGTTCCATTGGCCGGACAATGGGGGCAGACTGGAAGAACGGGGCGTATCGGTCGACGCCAGCGGCGCGTTCGTCTGGGTGGACCGCCCGGCGCCCGACGCGCTGGCCCGGGCCGTCTCGGATCGCATGCCCGCCTTGCCCGGCTACACGTCCGAGGTCAATCTGCAGGCCGAAGCCTTCGTGCGCGGCATGGGCGACTGGCTCACGCGCGGCGCGGCACTGTTGATCGACTATGGTTTTCCGCGCGCCGAGTACTACCACCCCCAACGCGCCGCCGGCACCCTGATGTGCCACCTGCGCCACGTGGCCCACGCCGATCCTTTCGTGGCGCCGGGCGTGCAGGACATTACCGCGCATGTGGACTTCACCGCCATGGCCGACGCCGCGCTGGAAGGCGGCCTGGACGTGCTGGGCTACACGTCGCAGTCGACGTTTCTGATGAACGCCGGCCTGGCCGACATCCTTGGGAACCTGGATCCGTCGGATGCCAAGGCCTACGCCCAGACGGTTGCGCCCGTGCAGAAACTGCTGTCACCCGCCGAGATGGGCGAGCTGTTCAAGGTGCTGGCGGTAGGCCGCGATGTGGACGTGAGCCTGCGCGGGTTCGCGCAGGGGGATCGGCGGCATCGGTTGTAA